ATTGCTGGGTGCGATGGGCCAGCGCACGCACTTCGTCGGCCACCACCGCAAAGCCGCGCCCGGACTCACCGGCCCGCGCCGCCTCGATGGCCGCGTTAAGGGCCAGCAGGTTGGTCTGCTCGGCGATGGAGCGGATCACATCGAGCACCTTGCCGATATCCCGCGATTGCTCGGCGAGGTTCTGCACCAGGGTCGAGGTCTCACCGATGTTGGTGCTCAAGGCCTGAATCGCGCTGACCGTTTCGCCCACGCGGTGCTGGCCCTCGCGCGCCGTCTCATTGGACAGGCGTGTGGACTCGGAGGTAGACACCGCATTGCGCGCCACTTCATCTGCCGCCGAGGTCATCTCGTTGACCGCGGTGGCTGCCTGCTCGATTTCCGCGGTCTGCTTTTGCAGGCTGCGACTGCTTTGATCGGTGATGCCGTTCAGGTCGGTGGCGGATGACGCCATCTGCCCCGCCGACTGGCGAATCAGTTGCAAGGTGCCACGCAGGTTGGCTTGCATGGTCTTGAGTGCCACCAGCAGACGGGTCACTTCGTCGTCGCCGCTCACGTCCACCGTTTGGGTCAGGTCACCCTGGGCCACGTTCTCCGCAGCCCGCACCGCGAGGCTCAACGGGCCGACGATGCTGCGCGTGAGCAACCAGGCCAGCAACACGGTACTCAAACCCGCGACGATCACAAAACCGAACACCATGGTGCGCGAACGGCTGTACTGCGACTCGGCCGTCTGGCCCTGCTGGTTGATCTGGGCGTTATAGTAGTCCGACAGGGCATTGAGCTGGGCACCGGAGCCGTCCACCACGGTTTTCATGTCCACCAGCAACAACTTGTTGAGCTCGGCGCCCTGCTGCTTGTCGGCGAGCACAAATGACTGGGCCAGCCCCTGCTGGTACTGACGCAGCGAGACCTGGAACTGGTCATAGAGCGTGCGCACTTCGGGGGTGTCGATCACCGCGTCGAGGTCGGCCAGGCGCTTGGTCAGGTCCTGGCTGCGAGTGTCCATCTGGCTACGGTATTGCGGGATGCTCGCGGGGTTCGGGTCCAACGCCATACGCAAAGAAATCGTACGAATGCGCAACATGATTTCACGAATGTCCGCCACCAGCCGCATCTTCGGCACCAGCCCACTTTCCACCTGCACCGCACTCGCACGAATACTGGCCATATTCGACAGCGCGAAAAACCCCAACAGGGCCACGAGCAAAGCAATCAGGGCAAAACCCAAACCCGCACGGCGGGCGATGGACAGGCTGCGAAGGGACATTTCGGGGGACTCTCTTATAAGAAATATGATGTCGTATGAGAGTTTCGGCCTGCGGGGGCAGGACTTTAGCGGTGCTCAATAAAAGTGCTACATAAGATTTCCACACCCCACCACTTGGAAACAAAAAACCCGTAGCGCGTTCCGCTACGGGCTTTTTTACGCGATGGCGCAGCGCATTCTCAGTATCAGCGTTCTTTATTGGCTTGGGACAGCACCGAGGCCGCCAGGGACTTCGTATCCTCGCTGTATTTACCGCTCTGCAGCGCCTTACCGGCCTTCTCTTCCATTTCTGCACTGGTCTGCTTGTCGGTACCCGTCTGCGCCAAGGCTGACGCGGCCAGGCTTTTGGCGATGACTGAGGCGTTTGGGTTATTGAGGGTTTCTGCGGCCAGGGTGGCCATCTTGTCGGAGGTTTTTTTGGTGTTAGTGCTCATGGTGCATTTCCTTTGCAGTTTGAGGATGACAACCCGGAAAGTCGTCGCAACCGAAAGATAGTGAGTTCGAGCGGGAGGTACAACGCGCTACTTGTAGGCATCGTTGTGGAAATTTGTACGAAAGGAGTGAGTGTTTTGTAGGGAGCTAGAAAACCAGCAGCTCTATGCAGAACACAAACCAATAAAAAGCCTGCTGAGCGTTGAGATCAGCAGGCTTTTTCCGTTTCAGATTCAGGTCATTATTTGCCTGTTTTATACGTCGGGAAAGTTCGCTCAAGCACAGCATCTACCAGCGTCTGGGCATTCACGATCAATTGCGCCAGGCCCATGATCACGGGTGACTGCGTGCTGCCCGGATCTTCGGCGCTTTGGTAGGCGGTTTGAAGTGCTGATGCGAGGATTTCGGAGGCGTTGGCCAGGGCTTCTTCGGTGTCGACGTCGGCGTTTCCGTGGAAGATTTTGCGAAGCTCGTCTTCGGAAGTGGCATGGAAAGCATCGGTAGGGTTGGGGGTGATCTTTTTCATGATGTAACTCCACGTCATGAAAAGAAGCTACCACTCCCTGCTGTCAAACAGGATTGGATGGCAGCCGTACGCGGGTTGACAGACCGCAAACGTGGAAACCCGGCGCACCCGAAGATGCCCCACGCACAGCCGCCATAACAGATCGGCACAGATAGGAGTCTGGAACCAAGTTTGGGGATGCACAGAGATCGCACGTTATTCGGTCTGTCAAAACCGGTCGCCATGAGGGCGACGGCGGAAGGTTGGCGCCCTGCCTCAGCCAGTGCAAGCCCGTGCGGGGGTTGCAGAGCCTGTGTAACGATAATCACGATTTTGGAAATGCTCGGTAATGAGTGTTCGTGCAATGAAGCTTGTGTACCCAAGCCTCTGGGCTAGCCTCAAAAGGATCGCTGGTGTACTGACACCGGATTTAGGAGCTTCTATGACAAATGGACATTGTGATGCGGTAACAAGGGTGTATGCGAACGCCATACGTCCCGACAGCCTTGCCAATAGGCCCCTCTTGATCCAATGTAATGACCAATGTCATTACATGAGGATCTATCCCATGGCGTCTATAAGCATCCGTATCGATGACGACCTAAAAGCGCGCGCCTATCTCGAACTGGAAAAGCTCGGCGTTACCCCTTCCGAACTGATGCGCCAGGCCCTGCAATACGTGGCGGATCGCGGCCAACTACCGTTCAAGCCTGTGCTGATGACAGAGGAAGATGAAGCGTTGATGGCCACCGTGCGGGAACGATTGGCATCCCCTCAACGGGTCAAGGTTTCTATAGATGACCTATAGCCTTGATTTCGATGCACGTGCATTGAAGGAGTGGCAAAAGCTAGGCGACACCATTCGTCAGCAGCTCAAGAAGAAGCTAGTGGAA
The genomic region above belongs to Pseudomonas poae and contains:
- a CDS encoding type II toxin-antitoxin system RelB/DinJ family antitoxin, which gives rise to MASISIRIDDDLKARAYLELEKLGVTPSELMRQALQYVADRGQLPFKPVLMTEEDEALMATVRERLASPQRVKVSIDDL
- a CDS encoding DUF3077 domain-containing protein, with the protein product MKKITPNPTDAFHATSEDELRKIFHGNADVDTEEALANASEILASALQTAYQSAEDPGSTQSPVIMGLAQLIVNAQTLVDAVLERTFPTYKTGK
- a CDS encoding methyl-accepting chemotaxis protein, which codes for MSLRSLSIARRAGLGFALIALLVALLGFFALSNMASIRASAVQVESGLVPKMRLVADIREIMLRIRTISLRMALDPNPASIPQYRSQMDTRSQDLTKRLADLDAVIDTPEVRTLYDQFQVSLRQYQQGLAQSFVLADKQQGAELNKLLLVDMKTVVDGSGAQLNALSDYYNAQINQQGQTAESQYSRSRTMVFGFVIVAGLSTVLLAWLLTRSIVGPLSLAVRAAENVAQGDLTQTVDVSGDDEVTRLLVALKTMQANLRGTLQLIRQSAGQMASSATDLNGITDQSSRSLQKQTAEIEQAATAVNEMTSAADEVARNAVSTSESTRLSNETAREGQHRVGETVSAIQALSTNIGETSTLVQNLAEQSRDIGKVLDVIRSIAEQTNLLALNAAIEAARAGESGRGFAVVADEVRALAHRTQQSTLEIDQMVTAMRTGSTQALTSMQSSTQRATDTLALAEGAGGALSQITDSIDQIHQRNLVIASAAEEQAQVAKEVDRNIVNIRDLSAQSSSGAGQINGSSRELAQLAVSLNEAVARFQL